The Thermacetogenium phaeum DSM 12270 genome segment CCCCGCCTTCAGTGGCAAAGGCCGAAGTGCCCTGGATGAACTCGAAAGTGCAGGCATGCAGAGAGCGCCCCCACTTGAACTGCACCGGCCCCGTCCAGGCAAAGGACTCGTTGCCGAGGGCAAAGGTGACCCCGAAGAGCCTGGTGTCGATGCACTCCCGCAATACCTCGTCGCCCTTCTCCTTGCCGGTGCTTTGCTTCAGCTCCTCAAACCTGGTTTTCAGCGTTTTCGGCTTGCCGTCAACGAAGACCAGCCGCTCCTGGTTGACCCACTCGTCCCTGACGGTGCGCTTGATCCGGACGTCGGATACCAGAGCCTGTAAGGTGTCCTCGTCATAACGGGGGTGGTTTTCATTCAGAGGGTCACCGTTCGGGTTCGCATCAACCACCGTATAGAGAAAAACGAACTCCCTTCTCCGCTTAAATTCCATCATTAATTACCTCCCTCATTGTCCAATTCTTCTTTCCCTTCTTTACCAAAGATCTTCCAGAAGTAACTGGCGGCGTTGCCAAAACCGACGGTAAAGGCAAAATTGCCGTCAATCCCCAGGTCGCCGTTCCCCGACAGGATCAGCCTGCCCACCTCGGCTGCCAGCCGGTTGATCAGGTAGGAATGCTTCTGCATCCCCTCGTAGGCGCTGATCAGCTGGGGCACCCGGGCCAGCTGCCTCTTCAAGCGCTTCAAGTCCATCCTGCCGAAGTCGATCTGCTTGAAAAGAGGGGCTTTCTTGATGTCGCCCTCTTTCCCCACCTGGCAGCGGGCCATGTAGCCGAGAAGAACCCCGGCCAGGAAGACCCCTTTGCCCCGCTCACTCTGCAGATAGGGATCCTCAAAATCCGATAGAAAATCCAGTTTCACACTGCCACCTCCTGATTGATCCGGTACATATAATCCGCCCAGGCCTGTGCGTAAAGCAGAGTCCGGGCTACATCGTTCCAACTCCCCGATTCGAAGGCCAGCCTGGCCGCCCGTTCCACAACCGCCTGTTTGAAGAAGGCCACTGGCAGCCTCTCCCCCCGCAGCATCTTCCCGATCACCTTTAAGGCATAATCTCTAAAAACCTTCTTATCGCCTTCGCTCTTGCCGGCAAAACCGCTCAGGGTTTTATAGAGGCTCTTGATCGCCCAATCGAGGGTGAAGAGATCATCCCGCCCAACATCTCCGAATACCGCTTTAATCGCTTCCCCCCATTTTCGCTCCAGCATGGCCAGCCGTTCCGGGGGCACGTCCTCCACCATCAGGTGCACCAGCTCCTGGGCGTTGTTTCTCTCCCAGAAGATGAAGTGAAAAACCAATCCGCTCCCCTCTTGGGCTAAGCGGGAGAAGTACCGTGATTCCCTTTTCTCCCCGGGGCTCTGCAGCCTGTCCTGAGAAAGGCCCTCCTCCACGCTGGCGATCAGCTGCTTCAACG includes the following:
- a CDS encoding TM1802 family CRISPR-associated protein, with protein sequence MKLDFLSDFEDPYLQSERGKGVFLAGVLLGYMARCQVGKEGDIKKAPLFKQIDFGRMDLKRLKRQLARVPQLISAYEGMQKHSYLINRLAAEVGRLILSGNGDLGIDGNFAFTVGFGNAASYFWKIFGKEGKEELDNEGGN